AAGCGGGCGATCCGGTTCCTATATGGACAATCGATTACTTCGCAATTCTAACTTTTGCTGCCTGAGGACCCTTTGGACCGTCTTCAACATCGAATTCGACTCTCTGTCCTTCGTCAAGGGTCTTGAAACCGTCCATCTCAATAGCTGAAAAGTGAACGAAAACATCCCCACCGTCATCCTTAGTAATGAATCCATAACCTTTTGTTCCGTTGAACCACTTTACTGT
The nucleotide sequence above comes from Mesotoga sp. Brook.08.105.5.1. Encoded proteins:
- a CDS encoding cold-shock protein → MTGTVKWFNGTKGYGFITKDDGGDVFVHFSAIEMDGFKTLDEGQRVEFDVEDGPKGPQAAKVRIAK